One Methanolobus sp. WCC4 DNA segment encodes these proteins:
- a CDS encoding zinc ribbon domain-containing protein, which produces MSGKRLDEPLLKMAGIIKEEDEKKVMKPVKCLRCKTMNGPTSTFCSSCGMVLTIESAVDVEKRRSDIAMALMELVEKDPEVAKVLRRVMK; this is translated from the coding sequence ATGTCAGGTAAGCGACTGGATGAACCACTACTCAAGATGGCCGGCATCATCAAAGAAGAGGATGAGAAGAAGGTGATGAAACCTGTCAAATGTCTTCGCTGTAAGACCATGAATGGTCCTACATCTACTTTTTGTTCATCCTGTGGGATGGTGCTTACAATTGAATCTGCAGTTGATGTTGAGAAGAGGCGGTCTGATATTGCCATGGCTTTGATGGAGCTTGTAGAGAAGGACCCGGAGGTTGCTAAGGTGTTGAGGAGAGTGATGAAGTGA
- a CDS encoding chorismate pyruvate-lyase family protein, whose translation MDFLEKLKSFDIPTCLRVCAGTDGSVTFLLEIMTKHPTAVVTENQHVIPADEKAADIFGVAVGADINERVVTLTAGDVPYVFARSLSAIEKMPEGVRSDMMKADIPIGRILRDHNVETRRDFESIDILEDSPLFGAQKVLSRSYRIVHHNGVLMWINEIFPVDDRWCL comes from the coding sequence ATGGATTTTCTTGAAAAACTGAAGAGCTTTGATATTCCCACATGCCTGAGGGTATGTGCAGGAACCGATGGTTCGGTCACTTTCCTGCTGGAGATCATGACCAAACACCCTACTGCAGTGGTTACGGAAAACCAGCATGTTATTCCTGCGGATGAGAAAGCTGCAGATATATTCGGTGTTGCTGTCGGGGCGGATATCAATGAACGCGTGGTGACCCTCACAGCCGGGGATGTCCCTTATGTATTCGCCCGGTCACTGTCAGCCATCGAGAAGATGCCAGAAGGCGTTCGCAGCGATATGATGAAAGCCGACATCCCGATCGGAAGGATACTGCGTGACCACAATGTCGAGACCAGAAGGGATTTTGAGAGCATCGATATCCTCGAGGATTCCCCTCTCTTCGGAGCGCAAAAGGTCCTTTCCCGTTCATACCGTATCGTCCACCACAACGGTGTCCTTATGTGGATCAACGAGATATTCCCCGTCGACGACCGCTGGTGCTTATAA
- a CDS encoding DUF5611 family protein: protein MQEYKLKRGYKPEMDRIYECLTEIFPSEVKEEDGKFVTSYGVLSSVTVWIEGKKLAVDTVSDTSLTDDELILDSNKRFRDFLLAATGYTAKERLKQAKKEVSK, encoded by the coding sequence ATGCAGGAATACAAGTTAAAGCGTGGTTATAAACCCGAGATGGATAGGATCTACGAGTGTCTGACAGAGATTTTCCCCAGCGAGGTTAAGGAAGAGGATGGCAAGTTCGTTACTTCTTATGGTGTTCTTTCTAGTGTAACGGTATGGATCGAAGGTAAGAAGCTGGCTGTTGATACTGTATCTGATACTTCTTTGACAGATGATGAACTTATTCTTGATTCTAATAAGCGTTTCAGGGATTTCCTCCTTGCTGCAACAGGATACACTGCCAAGGAACGTCTGAAGCAGGCAAAGAAGGAAGTTTCCAAGTAA